The sequence GAGTCGAAAAAATTTAATAGTCATGATCCCACCGCACAGCAACGCCGAGCCAACGGTTGGCTGTGACTAAATCAATTTGGGTTCGCGATCATCGAGGCAAGCCCCTGGAAATCATGGGCGTACACAGGCACATCAAAATTCTCGCACAACTCCTCGAACCGCATGCCGTCGAGCATTACTGGTTCGTCGCTCTTCAGTGCGACTTTCGGAATAATGACAAAGTCGCCTGACACCTGGCGACGGGCAGCGACAAAATCACCGCCGGTGAGTAAGCCGGCCACGCTCACATCGCCGCCAAAGTATTCGTTGGCCACACCCAGAACAGTGACGCTGGTTCCGAAACGCTGATTAACTCGGTCGATGAGTTTCGTCAACACGGGAGCGAATAGCGTTCCGGTCATAATCGTTCCCGAAAGAGGCTTCGCTGACGGACGGACTGAACCGCGTTCCAGCCTGCGCATCAGAGATTCGAACTCAGTCGCGAAGCTGCGCACCATGCCGATGCCGTCTTCAATCTGCGGATACTCGCCATAATGTTTGCGCGCAGGAATCGCGCGGCCGGCCTTGAGATAGATCTCGTCGCCAAGAAAAGCGAACGTTGTTCCCAGTCGCCCGCGGAGGTCGCGCTGCATCTCAGACACTGCGCGAATCGTTTCGCGGCAAAACTCAGGCGTGACCGGCGTCAGTCGCGGATCATTCAAGTATCTAGTCAAACCCAGCGGCACGATCGCGACGCTGGTAACTTTCGGATGCAGCGCGGCGAGGTCGTTAACGGTGCGTTTCAAAATCTCGCCATCATTAATCTTCGGACAGAGCACGACCTGAGCGTGAATTTCAATTCCCGCGTCCATCAGCCGTTGCAGCTTCCCGGAAATGTCTGCCCTCGTTTTGTCGACCCCCAGGAGGTAGGCGCGCACGTCGAGATCGGTGGCGTGGACTGAGACGTATTGCGGGGTCAGGCGCTGTTCGATGACGCGCTTCATCTCGTCCTCGCTGATCGAAGTCAGCGTGGTGTAGTTGCCGTAAAGGAACGACAGCCGCACGTCTTCGTCACGCACGAACAGCGACGGCCGCGCCGTTTCCGGATTTCCTTTGCAAAAGCAAAACAGGCATTCGTTGGCGCACTGGCGCGGCACGATC is a genomic window of Pyrinomonadaceae bacterium containing:
- a CDS encoding DUF512 domain-containing protein, which codes for MYEFAVTPAVTQLRRRGVEIFEVSPGTIAAELELERGDRIMRVNGRAVRDYLDFRFHTAGETELTIDVRKSSGEDWELNIERDESEDLGISFEQIVPRQCANECLFCFCKGNPETARPSLFVRDEDVRLSFLYGNYTTLTSISEDEMKRVIEQRLTPQYVSVHATDLDVRAYLLGVDKTRADISGKLQRLMDAGIEIHAQVVLCPKINDGEILKRTVNDLAALHPKVTSVAIVPLGLTRYLNDPRLTPVTPEFCRETIRAVSEMQRDLRGRLGTTFAFLGDEIYLKAGRAIPARKHYGEYPQIEDGIGMVRSFATEFESLMRRLERGSVRPSAKPLSGTIMTGTLFAPVLTKLIDRVNQRFGTSVTVLGVANEYFGGDVSVAGLLTGGDFVAARRQVSGDFVIIPKVALKSDEPVMLDGMRFEELCENFDVPVYAHDFQGLASMIANPN